The following proteins are co-located in the Bradyrhizobium barranii subsp. barranii genome:
- the traG gene encoding Ti-type conjugative transfer system protein TraG, producing the protein MLGTVIGLTGIEHSLAGLGKTEAQRLLVARAGIAMPYIVAAAIGVVFLFAAAGSANIRTAAWSVVAGCAAAISMAAAREAIRLSAILANAVHGRSPPVQIDPAIMVGAGIALMAGIFALRVAVKGNAAFTSPMPKRVRGRRALHGDADWMSMPEAARLFGIAGGIVVGERYRVDKDNAAAQPFRAMDRQSWGHGGRAPLLCFDATFGSSHGIVFAGSGGFKTTSVTIPTALKWGGALVVLDPSNEVAPMVIKHRRAAGRTVHVLDPKESGTGFNALDWIGQFGGRKEEDIAAVASWIMSDSGGARGVRDDFFRASALQLLTALIADVCLSGHTEEKNQTLRQVRANLSEPEPKLRARLQAIYDNSGSDFVKENVAVFVNMTPETFSGVYANAVKETHWLSYPNYAALVSGSTFVSDDLAGGTTDVFINLDLKTLETHAGLARVIIGSFMNAIYNRNGEVTGRALFLLDEVARLGFMRILETARDAGRKYGITLLLLFQSIGQMRETYGGRDAASKWFESASWIAFAAVNDPETADYISKRCGMTTVEIDQVSRSSQASGSSRTRSKQLASRPLVQPHEVLRMRADEQIVFTAGNAPLRCGRAIWFRRDDMRACVRKNRFQPEEKT; encoded by the coding sequence ATGCTCGGCACGGTCATTGGATTGACCGGCATCGAGCATAGTCTCGCCGGCCTCGGCAAGACGGAGGCGCAGCGCCTCCTGGTCGCCCGCGCCGGGATTGCCATGCCTTACATCGTGGCAGCGGCGATCGGCGTCGTCTTCCTGTTCGCCGCCGCAGGCTCCGCGAACATCCGTACCGCGGCATGGAGCGTCGTCGCGGGATGCGCGGCGGCGATTTCCATGGCTGCCGCGCGCGAAGCGATCCGCCTCTCTGCAATTCTGGCGAACGCCGTACATGGCCGATCACCGCCGGTGCAGATCGACCCAGCGATCATGGTCGGAGCGGGTATCGCGCTGATGGCCGGCATCTTCGCGCTGCGCGTTGCGGTGAAGGGCAACGCCGCCTTCACCTCGCCGATGCCAAAGCGCGTTCGCGGCCGTCGCGCACTGCACGGCGATGCGGACTGGATGTCGATGCCGGAAGCCGCACGGCTCTTCGGCATCGCTGGCGGCATCGTGGTTGGCGAGCGCTATCGCGTCGACAAGGACAACGCTGCAGCGCAACCGTTTCGCGCCATGGACCGACAGAGCTGGGGGCACGGCGGCCGCGCGCCGCTGCTCTGCTTCGACGCCACCTTCGGCTCATCGCATGGTATCGTTTTCGCCGGATCGGGCGGCTTCAAGACGACGTCGGTGACGATCCCGACCGCGCTCAAATGGGGTGGCGCCCTCGTGGTGCTCGATCCCTCCAACGAGGTCGCGCCAATGGTGATCAAGCATCGGCGCGCGGCGGGGCGCACCGTCCATGTGCTCGACCCAAAAGAGTCGGGAACCGGCTTCAACGCCCTCGATTGGATCGGCCAGTTCGGCGGTAGGAAGGAGGAGGACATTGCCGCCGTCGCCTCATGGATCATGAGCGACAGCGGCGGCGCGCGCGGCGTGCGTGACGACTTCTTCCGCGCCTCGGCGCTGCAGCTCTTGACCGCGCTGATCGCGGACGTCTGCCTGTCAGGTCATACGGAAGAAAAGAACCAGACGCTTCGCCAGGTCCGCGCCAATCTGTCGGAACCGGAGCCAAAGCTGCGGGCGCGCCTGCAGGCCATCTACGATAATTCGGGATCGGATTTCGTGAAGGAGAACGTCGCCGTCTTCGTCAACATGACGCCGGAAACGTTCAGCGGCGTCTACGCCAACGCCGTCAAGGAAACCCACTGGCTTTCCTATCCGAACTATGCCGCGCTGGTGTCCGGCTCGACCTTCGTCAGCGACGATCTCGCCGGCGGCACAACCGACGTGTTCATCAATCTCGACCTGAAGACGCTGGAAACCCATGCCGGGCTCGCCCGCGTCATCATCGGCTCCTTCATGAACGCGATCTACAACCGCAATGGCGAGGTGACGGGACGGGCCTTGTTCCTGCTCGACGAAGTGGCGCGCCTGGGCTTCATGCGCATCCTCGAGACCGCCCGCGACGCCGGCCGCAAATACGGCATCACGCTCCTCCTGTTGTTCCAGTCGATCGGCCAGATGCGCGAAACCTATGGCGGGCGCGACGCGGCGAGCAAATGGTTCGAGAGCGCGAGCTGGATCGCCTTCGCGGCCGTGAACGACCCGGAAACCGCCGACTACATCTCAAAACGCTGCGGCATGACCACGGTCGAGATCGACCAGGTCAGCCGCTCCTCGCAGGCGTCCGGTTCGTCGCGGACGCGATCGAAACAGCTGGCCTCGCGGCCGCTGGTCCAGCCGCACGAAGTGCTGCGCATGCGCGCCGACGAGCAAATCGTCTTCACTGCCGGCAACGCACCATTGCGGTGCGGCCGCGCCATCTGGTTCCGGCGCGACGACATGAGGGCTTGCGTCAGAAAGAATCGATTCCAACCTGAAGAAAAAACATGA
- the traD gene encoding type IV conjugative transfer system coupling protein TraD encodes MRQASSSEARKKDTREKIELGGLIAKAGLRYEKRAVLLGALIELRRRLRTDEAERARLAAIGVEAFGRDGE; translated from the coding sequence ATGCGCCAGGCATCATCCTCCGAGGCCCGCAAGAAGGACACGCGCGAGAAGATCGAGCTCGGCGGCCTGATCGCAAAGGCGGGACTACGCTACGAGAAGCGCGCGGTCCTGCTCGGCGCGCTGATCGAACTTCGCCGTCGGCTGAGAACCGACGAAGCCGAGCGGGCTCGGCTTGCCGCGATCGGGGTGGAGGCGTTCGGCCGTGACGGCGAGTAG
- the traC gene encoding conjugal transfer protein TraC, which translates to MKKPSSKIREEITRLQEQLKAAETREAERIGRIALRAGLGEIEIEETELLAAFEDLAGRFRGKAGKATGRKGAEAGGEASAPAAKVASGAHANGAGEV; encoded by the coding sequence ATGAAGAAACCGTCGTCGAAGATCCGCGAGGAAATCACTCGCCTGCAGGAACAGTTGAAGGCGGCCGAGACACGCGAGGCCGAGCGGATCGGGCGCATCGCGCTCAGGGCCGGACTCGGTGAGATCGAGATCGAGGAAACCGAGCTTCTGGCCGCGTTCGAGGATCTCGCCGGCCGGTTTCGCGGGAAGGCAGGGAAGGCGACCGGAAGGAAGGGAGCCGAGGCCGGAGGCGAGGCCAGCGCCCCTGCCGCGAAGGTCGCGTCTGGCGCGCATGCGAATGGCGCTGGCGAGGTATGA
- the traA gene encoding Ti-type conjugative transfer relaxase TraA, which produces MAITHFTPQLISRGSGRSAVLSAAYRHCARMEHQAEGRTVDYSAKRGLRYEEFLLPPDAPQWARELIADRSVAGAAEAFWNAIEAFEKRSDAQLAKEFIIALPVELTIDQNVALVREFVATQVLARGQVADWVFHDEPGNPHIHLMTTLRPLGEDGFGPKKVPVIGHDGAPLRNAAGKIVYRLWSGEKAEFLAQREGWLDLQNRHLALAGLDIRVDGRSYAERGVDLAPTTHIGVATKAIDRKGKKAGWSPKLERVALHEERKTDNRQRILRRPEIVLDLVSREMSVFTERDIARVLHRYVDDAGTFQHLMARILQNPEALRLEGECIALATGIREPAKYTTRELIRLEAEMAHRAVWLAGRSSHGVREKVLAAAFERHARLSEEQRVAIAHVASVGRIAAVVGRAGAGKTTMMKAAREVWEAAGYRVVGAALAGKAADGLEKEAGIASRTLASWELAWSNGREQLDDKTIFVLDEAGMVSSRQMALFVEAVVKTGAKLALVGDPDQLQPIEAGAAFRAIAERTGYAELETIYRQREQWMRDASLDLARGRVAEALQAYGANGKLEARKYKAQAVEALIEDWNWDYDPAKSTLILAHLRRDVRVLNEMARAKLIERGIVEDGHAFRTEDGPRSFATGDQIVFLKNEGSLGVKNGMIARVIEARPGWFAAMIGEGEARRRVEVDQRFYANVDHGYATTIHKSQGATVDRVKVLATLSLDRHLAYVALTRHREDVALYYGAISFGKAGGLTKILSQSRAKETTLDYERGPSYRAALRFAEARGLHLMRVARTLVADKVRWTVRQKQKLADLGARLLALGARLGLGAARKQTIPNGAKEAKPMVAGITTFAKSIDQVVEDKLAADPGLKKQWEEVSTRFRFVFAEPESAFRKVDVDSMLKDKATAQSTLSKLAEKPESFGALKGKTGLLASRADKQDRQRADLNVPALARDLERFLRLRSEAEHRYEAEKRAARLKVAVDIPALSPSAKQTLERIRDAIDRNDLPAALEFALEDKMIEAELEGFARAVSERFGERSFVGLAAKDTDGKTFETLSGGMNAAQKEGLKAAWPDLRTAQQLAAQQRTAVALKEAKTLRQTQSKGLSLQ; this is translated from the coding sequence TTGGCCATCACGCATTTCACGCCCCAGCTCATTTCGCGCGGTTCCGGCCGCAGCGCCGTGCTGTCGGCAGCCTACCGGCACTGCGCGCGCATGGAGCATCAGGCGGAGGGGCGGACGGTCGACTATTCCGCCAAGCGAGGTCTGCGTTACGAAGAATTCCTGTTGCCGCCGGATGCCCCACAATGGGCGCGTGAGCTGATCGCCGACCGCTCGGTCGCCGGCGCCGCCGAGGCGTTCTGGAACGCAATCGAGGCTTTCGAGAAGCGGTCAGATGCCCAACTCGCCAAGGAGTTCATCATCGCCCTGCCGGTCGAACTCACCATCGATCAAAACGTCGCGCTGGTGCGGGAGTTCGTCGCAACCCAGGTGCTCGCGCGCGGACAGGTTGCCGACTGGGTTTTCCATGACGAGCCGGGCAATCCGCACATCCACCTGATGACCACTCTTCGCCCTCTCGGCGAGGACGGATTTGGGCCGAAGAAGGTGCCGGTCATCGGCCATGATGGCGCGCCCTTGCGCAACGCCGCCGGCAAGATCGTGTATCGGCTCTGGTCGGGCGAGAAGGCCGAGTTCCTCGCGCAGCGCGAAGGCTGGCTCGATCTCCAGAACAGGCATCTGGCGCTTGCCGGTCTCGACATTCGCGTCGATGGCCGTTCCTACGCCGAGCGCGGAGTCGATCTTGCCCCGACGACGCATATCGGCGTGGCGACCAAGGCGATCGATCGGAAAGGAAAGAAGGCCGGTTGGTCGCCGAAGCTCGAGCGCGTCGCGCTCCACGAGGAGCGGAAGACCGACAACCGACAGCGGATTCTGCGGCGTCCCGAAATCGTGCTCGATCTCGTCTCGCGCGAGATGAGCGTCTTCACCGAGCGTGACATCGCCAGGGTGCTGCACCGCTATGTCGACGATGCCGGAACCTTCCAGCATCTGATGGCGCGCATCCTTCAGAACCCGGAAGCGCTCCGGCTGGAGGGTGAGTGCATCGCACTTGCGACCGGCATCCGCGAGCCCGCCAAGTACACGACGCGCGAGTTGATCCGCCTCGAAGCCGAGATGGCGCATCGTGCCGTCTGGCTCGCCGGCCGATCCTCGCATGGCGTCCGGGAGAAGGTGCTGGCGGCAGCCTTCGAGCGCCATGCCCGCCTTTCGGAAGAGCAGCGTGTCGCCATCGCGCATGTCGCCAGCGTGGGGCGGATCGCCGCTGTGGTCGGGCGCGCCGGGGCCGGCAAGACCACGATGATGAAGGCCGCGCGCGAGGTGTGGGAAGCGGCCGGCTATCGTGTGGTCGGCGCTGCGCTCGCCGGCAAGGCGGCCGATGGACTGGAGAAGGAAGCGGGTATCGCCTCGCGCACGCTGGCCTCATGGGAGCTTGCCTGGTCGAACGGGCGCGAGCAGCTCGACGACAAGACCATCTTCGTTCTCGACGAGGCCGGTATGGTGTCGTCGCGGCAGATGGCGCTGTTCGTCGAAGCGGTTGTGAAGACCGGCGCTAAACTGGCGCTCGTCGGCGACCCCGATCAGCTTCAACCGATCGAGGCCGGCGCGGCGTTCCGCGCCATCGCCGAGCGCACCGGCTATGCCGAACTCGAAACCATCTATCGCCAGCGTGAGCAATGGATGCGCGATGCCTCGCTCGATCTCGCGCGGGGCCGCGTTGCCGAGGCGCTGCAGGCTTATGGCGCGAACGGCAAGCTGGAAGCGCGCAAGTACAAGGCGCAAGCTGTCGAGGCGCTGATCGAGGACTGGAACTGGGACTATGATCCGGCGAAGTCGACGCTGATCCTTGCGCATCTTCGGCGCGATGTCCGTGTCCTCAACGAGATGGCGCGGGCGAAGCTGATCGAGCGTGGCATCGTCGAGGACGGCCATGCCTTCCGCACCGAGGACGGTCCGCGCAGCTTCGCAACCGGCGACCAGATCGTCTTCCTGAAGAATGAAGGATCGCTCGGCGTGAAGAACGGCATGATCGCCCGTGTCATCGAGGCGCGGCCGGGCTGGTTCGCGGCGATGATCGGCGAGGGTGAAGCACGGCGCCGCGTCGAGGTCGACCAGCGCTTCTATGCGAACGTCGACCACGGTTATGCGACCACGATCCACAAGAGCCAGGGCGCGACCGTCGACCGGGTGAAGGTGCTCGCCACGCTCTCGCTCGACCGGCATCTTGCCTATGTCGCGCTGACTCGCCATCGCGAGGATGTCGCTCTCTACTACGGGGCGATTTCCTTCGGGAAGGCCGGCGGGCTCACCAAGATCCTGTCGCAGAGCCGGGCGAAAGAAACCACGCTCGACTATGAGCGCGGCCCTTCCTATCGCGCCGCGCTGCGCTTTGCCGAAGCGCGCGGTCTCCATCTCATGCGCGTCGCCCGGACGCTTGTTGCCGACAAGGTCCGCTGGACCGTCCGGCAGAAGCAAAAGCTCGCCGATCTCGGTGCCCGGCTCCTCGCGCTCGGCGCCCGGCTCGGCCTCGGCGCAGCCCGGAAACAGACGATTCCCAACGGCGCAAAGGAGGCCAAGCCGATGGTCGCCGGCATCACCACATTCGCCAAATCGATCGACCAGGTTGTCGAGGACAAGCTCGCTGCCGATCCCGGCCTGAAGAAGCAATGGGAGGAAGTCTCGACGCGCTTCCGCTTCGTCTTCGCCGAGCCTGAATCTGCGTTCCGCAAGGTCGACGTCGACAGCATGCTGAAGGACAAGGCGACTGCGCAATCCACCCTGTCGAAACTCGCGGAGAAGCCCGAGAGCTTCGGTGCGCTGAAAGGCAAAACGGGCTTGCTCGCCAGCCGCGCCGACAAGCAGGACAGGCAGCGGGCGGACCTCAACGTGCCGGCGCTCGCCCGTGATCTCGAACGTTTCTTGCGCCTGCGTTCCGAGGCGGAACATCGCTACGAGGCCGAAAAGCGCGCCGCCCGGCTGAAGGTTGCTGTCGACATTCCGGCGCTGTCGCCGTCGGCGAAGCAGACCCTCGAGCGCATCCGCGACGCCATCGATCGGAACGATCTCCCGGCAGCCCTGGAGTTCGCACTCGAGGACAAGATGATCGAGGCGGAACTGGAGGGCTTTGCCCGCGCCGTCTCCGAGCGCTTCGGCGAGCGCAGCTTCGTCGGCCTCGCGGCAAAGGACACCGATGGCAAGACCTTCGAGACGCTCTCCGGCGGGATGAACGCCGCGCAGAAGGAGGGGCTCAAGGCCGCCTGGCCTGATCTCAGGACCGCGCAGCAGCTCGCCGCCCAGCAGCGGACCGCAGTGGCCTTGAAGGAAGCCAAAACACTTCGTCAGACGCAGTCGAAAGGCCTGTCGCTGCAATGA
- the traF gene encoding conjugative transfer signal peptidase TraF: MAAGGVAMIAIAGIAWLGGLRLNLTPSEPLGLWRIVSFDRQIAVGDLVFVCPPAGSISAFGLERGYFRRGSCSGGAAPLIKTVVALAGARIDIGAVVMIDGVLLPRSRLSPVDGQGRPLPPGVGGVVPPGNLFLHSPFAGSYDSRYFGAVPEAGLLGLARPVLTVDP; encoded by the coding sequence ATGGCGGCCGGCGGCGTGGCGATGATAGCGATCGCCGGCATCGCCTGGCTCGGCGGCTTGCGCCTCAACCTGACGCCCAGCGAGCCGCTCGGGCTCTGGCGGATCGTGTCGTTCGATCGGCAAATCGCCGTCGGCGATCTCGTGTTCGTCTGCCCGCCGGCTGGGTCAATATCCGCCTTCGGCCTCGAGCGCGGATATTTTCGGCGAGGATCATGCTCTGGCGGCGCCGCGCCGCTGATCAAGACCGTCGTCGCGCTCGCGGGTGCGCGCATCGACATCGGCGCCGTGGTCATGATCGACGGCGTGCTGCTGCCCCGATCGCGCCTCAGCCCCGTCGACGGTCAGGGACGACCGCTTCCGCCTGGGGTGGGGGGTGTCGTTCCGCCCGGCAATCTCTTCCTTCACTCGCCTTTCGCAGGTTCCTATGACTCGAGGTATTTTGGGGCGGTCCCGGAGGCCGGTCTCCTCGGCCTGGCGCGGCCTGTCCTCACCGTCGATCCTTGA
- a CDS encoding TraH family protein has product MAIDADLIQKCADPALKPAIVEKFLHAAGSPDPLTVTVRNGDRIILVPPVKAPEEALELARSYIGRAVVRVGITQYPAGLGVKDPSELSPDLFDACRNIRTGTALFGKVWRIVWKWYGNPTDDSVRAQVFDDAVEAWKRGQFEGTAVFTAHDPGGPKPPEPKREEAPQPAAVAPSPQEPAANDPNKSGIRIDLSGVGGRAP; this is encoded by the coding sequence ATGGCCATCGATGCCGATCTCATCCAGAAATGTGCTGATCCCGCCCTGAAGCCCGCGATCGTCGAAAAATTCTTGCACGCCGCCGGGTCGCCCGATCCGCTCACCGTGACGGTGCGCAACGGCGACCGCATCATCCTGGTACCGCCGGTCAAGGCGCCCGAAGAAGCGCTTGAGCTTGCCCGCAGCTATATCGGTCGAGCCGTCGTGCGCGTCGGCATCACGCAGTATCCGGCCGGTCTCGGCGTGAAGGATCCGTCGGAGTTGTCGCCGGATCTGTTCGACGCTTGCAGGAACATCCGCACGGGCACGGCCCTGTTCGGCAAGGTCTGGCGGATCGTTTGGAAATGGTATGGCAATCCGACCGATGATAGCGTCAGGGCGCAGGTGTTCGACGATGCCGTCGAGGCCTGGAAGCGTGGGCAATTTGAGGGGACGGCGGTGTTCACGGCTCACGATCCTGGCGGGCCGAAGCCGCCGGAGCCGAAGCGGGAGGAGGCGCCTCAGCCGGCTGCGGTGGCGCCATCTCCGCAGGAGCCGGCGGCCAACGATCCCAACAAGTCGGGCATCCGCATCGACCTGTCCGGCGTTGGCGGGCGCGCTCCGTGA
- the tnpA gene encoding IS66-like element accessory protein TnpA, which produces MDTVHTAITEPVRRLEVFTGAGRRRKWSDEDKARIVAEIVASGDSVCSVARRYGLSPQQLFGWRRQLREAAGGHSREDEVQFVPAVVDAVVPAPTVHRDRKAVRKADSGIIEIEVDGITIRAGRGADTAMIASIVQALKASR; this is translated from the coding sequence ATGGACACAGTGCATACTGCTATCACGGAGCCGGTGCGGCGGCTCGAGGTCTTCACCGGAGCCGGCCGTCGGCGGAAGTGGAGCGACGAGGACAAGGCGCGGATCGTTGCGGAGATCGTGGCAAGCGGCGATTCGGTCTGTTCGGTAGCGCGGCGGTATGGATTGTCGCCGCAGCAGTTGTTTGGCTGGCGACGTCAGCTGCGAGAAGCAGCAGGCGGTCATTCCCGAGAGGACGAAGTTCAGTTTGTGCCGGCGGTGGTTGACGCCGTGGTGCCGGCGCCGACTGTTCACCGGGATCGTAAAGCGGTGCGCAAGGCAGATAGCGGGATCATCGAGATTGAAGTCGACGGCATCACGATCCGAGCCGGTCGTGGAGCGGACACCGCGATGATTGCGTCGATCGTCCAGGCGCTAAAGGCGAGCCGGTGA